The genomic stretch ATTGCAACCAGACCGATCGCCATCGTGCGTCGATTGCCAATTCGAGCAGCCAGCAGTCCAGCAGGAATTGCCGTCACCGCGATCGCAATGAAGATCCATCCCACGATCGAGGGAGGCTGAATCTGGGGCAGAGCTGCCTTCAAAACTTTTGGGAAGGTCTCGATCGCCAACCGAAACGCAAGGGTTACACCCACACCAAGGGCAGCAATTAAACCCAATCGAGGAAACAGATCAGGGAAACTGGATCGCGAGGATGACGGTAGAGATGGGGCATGGTTCGTATGGTGATTTGCACTCAGGGCAGCAGCAGCCGCGATCAGGACGATCGTTGACAGGATAAACGTCACCGAAACCCCCAAATTCTGAATCAACGGGGTTGCCCAGGGACGAGCGACTCCTGCCAGACCCGCAGCAAGGGTAATCAGCGTGGCAGCTTGCGGCAAATTTTCAGTGGGGGCATACTGCCGCAGGAGAGACAGCGCAGGGGCACGAAAAAGACTCATCGCGATCGCCCAGAGAATTAGCAGTCCCGGAATCAGCTCAACGAAGGCAGTTCCAGGCAGGAGAGCCAGCAGGACAAACAGCGCCGCAGATAACCCAATCCCCAGCCAGATCAGCGAAAATCGACGGTTGGTTTTCTCCAGACGATCCGCAAAGTGACCCATAACAGGTTCCAGGACGATCGCCAGCAGCGCATCAATGAGCAGCAGGGTAGGTGCAAAGGCAGCGGTTAAACGGGTGGGTGCCAGCAGGGCGGGTAGATGCACCGCATAGATCACCCAACTCAGCGTGAAGGCTCCTTGTACAGCGGACAGTGCCGCAGTGGGAGTCCAAAGGACGGAGGGCTGTAATTTTGAGATAGCCATCACACGCTCCAAGGTGAAATTTGTGTTCAAGAATTGTGTTCAAGAATTGTGTTTAAGAAATGACGTTCGGGAAATGACGTTCGGGAGCTAAGGTTCAAAAAGCGAGGCTCAGGAAATGATGTTTGGGAGCTAGTGTTCAAGACGTGGCGTTCAAGACGTGGCGTTCAGAAATTGCCATTTGAGAGTTGACGTTCAGGAATTGACATTCAGGAGCTGACTTGGAGAATTGGCGTTTTGCATCTGTTCTTCAGGATACTTCGTTTACTCGGAGGGCAATCACGCGAGTCCAAAATCGCTGGCAGAGAAGTTCGCTTGATTGGCAACATTGGTGAGATTTGCCAGATTTGCCTGGACACTGAATCGTCCGCCGTTCGCCAGATCCTCAGAGAACACGACGCGGCTGATCCCCAGGGTTTGATTGAAGTAGACAAACGCGCCCCGAACTGCGGTGATCTGGTTATTGTTGCGAATTGCCGCTGCCGCCGCTCCTGCATTGGCAAACCCATCGGTGAGAACCAGCAGATTGCTGTCGCCGGAAAGCTGACCGGAGTTGCCCTTCTGGAAATTCAGTTGGCTGATGCCAAACCTTTGTCGATCGAACACAACCTGATCCTCGCCGATCGCAAAGTCTGTAATCACATCAGGGCGATTCACATTCTGCCCTGGCACTCCCCCCGCAAATGGATCGGTCGAAAACTGGAATCGATCGCGTCCACTGCCGCCCGTGAGCCGATCGCCCAGGGTTGCATTATTTGCGCCCACAATCGTCCCGGTGCCGCCAATTAGCAAGTCGTCTCCTTCCCCACCATCTGCCACGACCTGAGTGCTGGTGTTGCGGGCATCCAGCGAATCGTTTCCGGCACCTCCGTCGAACTGCACCACTTCAACGCCCGTGTTGCTGAGGTCATTCACGATAAAGGTGTCATTACCGCCATCACCGCTGACATCGAAAATTTCAGACGTATCGACCGTCAGGGAAAACTGTCCGATCGCCTGCCCATCCAGTCCAACCCGCTGAAAGAATGCCTTCCCTTCAAGGTTTTTGCCCAACACAAAGTTATCGCCACGGGTGACAGAACCGTCTACTTCGATCGTATCCCGTCCGTCATTCCCGCTCATAATATCGCTGCCGTCTCCATCGTCCCAGTCAAGCGTGTCATCGCCTGCACCGCCGATCATGACATCGTTACCCTTGTTGCCAACAATAGTGTCATTGCCTGCATCACCCTGCAACGTATCATTGATCGAACTGCCGCCGAGCGTATCATCTCCATCGCCTCCCAGTGCCTCAATCCGGGTGCTGCTGGTCTCGCCGTTCAGAGT from Leptolyngbya ohadii IS1 encodes the following:
- a CDS encoding calcium-binding protein, whose product is MAKRTIKRGTNLDDLLRGSARKDIFFGLGGNDRLLGNGGNDILNGGTGNDWMTGGDGNDFLNGGAGNDTIRGDGGNDRILGGNGNDTIDGGSGRDVVLGGNGNDNIQGGDDNDRLLGDAGNDLIAGDRGNDVMIGGAGDDTLDWDDGDGSDIMSGGEGRDTIEVDGSVTRGDNFLLGKNAEGKAFFQRVGLDGQAIGQFSLTVDTSEVFDVSGDEGNDSFVVGDLTGTGIELIQFDGGAGNDTLNGETSSTRIEALGGDGDDTLGGSSINDTLQGDAGNDTIVGNKGNDVMIGGAGDDTLDWDDGDGSDIMSGNDGRDTIEVDGSVTRGDNFVLGKNLEGKAFFQRVGLDGQAIGQFSLTVDTSEIFDVSGDGGNDTFIVNDLSNTGVEVVQFDGGAGNDSLDARNTSTQVVADGGEGDDLLIGGTGTIVGANNATLGDRLTGGSGRDRFQFSTDPFAGGVPGQNVNRPDVITDFAIGEDQVVFDRQRFGISQLNFQKGNSGQLSGDSNLLVLTDGFANAGAAAAAIRNNNQITAVRGAFVYFNQTLGISRVVFSEDLANGGRFSVQANLANLTNVANQANFSASDFGLA
- a CDS encoding MFS transporter, with the protein product MAISKLQPSVLWTPTAALSAVQGAFTLSWVIYAVHLPALLAPTRLTAAFAPTLLLIDALLAIVLEPVMGHFADRLEKTNRRFSLIWLGIGLSAALFVLLALLPGTAFVELIPGLLILWAIAMSLFRAPALSLLRQYAPTENLPQAATLITLAAGLAGVARPWATPLIQNLGVSVTFILSTIVLIAAAAALSANHHTNHAPSLPSSSRSSFPDLFPRLGLIAALGVGVTLAFRLAIETFPKVLKAALPQIQPPSIVGWIFIAIAVTAIPAGLLAARIGNRRTMAIGLVAMAVGLAGMSLVGNEPTAIVWAWAFGAAFSLVSNGTLPFALALIPPGAAGLSVGAFFGGVSIATSLFLAFSSSFTALPVAITVGLMAIVLAAVCLVFSQRSGRAEVV